A region from the Clostridium beijerinckii genome encodes:
- a CDS encoding phosphoribosylpyrophosphate synthetase: MSELNHELGIIALESCTEIGNAIDRYIQKIRNSNESFLIPLNEIRFSNGEGKVKISDSVRGKDIYILCDVGNYSCTYKMFGMEHHKAPDEHFQDIKRTVSAIKGKAERLTVIMPLLYESRQHRRKGRESLDCAIALQELERLGVDEIITFDVHDPNIQNAVPLLSFENFYPTYDIVKSIISKEETFEHNKEKLLVISPDTGAMDRAIYYSSVLGVDVGLFYKRRDHSTIVNGKNPIVQHEYVGRNVDGKDVLIVDDMIASGESVLDIARELKSRNARNVYVASTFAFFTEGLEKFNKAHEEGLITRIYSTNLTYIPQNLNDAPWFNSVDMSEFSARIINRLNHDDSIAKYMDATTIIHKLLNK; the protein is encoded by the coding sequence AGCGAATTAAATCATGAACTTGGAATCATAGCACTAGAAAGTTGTACAGAGATAGGTAATGCTATAGACAGGTATATCCAAAAGATTAGAAATTCTAATGAATCATTCTTAATACCACTTAATGAAATCAGATTTTCTAATGGAGAAGGAAAAGTTAAAATTTCTGATTCTGTTAGAGGAAAGGATATTTACATTTTATGTGATGTTGGAAATTATAGTTGCACATATAAAATGTTTGGAATGGAACATCATAAAGCTCCTGATGAACATTTTCAAGACATTAAGAGAACAGTTTCAGCTATTAAAGGTAAAGCAGAAAGATTAACTGTAATAATGCCACTTTTATATGAATCAAGACAACATAGAAGAAAAGGTAGAGAATCTTTAGATTGTGCAATAGCGCTTCAAGAACTTGAAAGATTAGGTGTTGATGAAATTATTACTTTTGATGTGCACGACCCTAATATTCAAAATGCTGTTCCACTTTTATCTTTTGAAAACTTTTATCCAACTTATGATATAGTAAAATCAATTATATCTAAGGAAGAAACATTCGAACATAATAAAGAAAAACTACTAGTAATCAGTCCTGATACTGGTGCTATGGATAGAGCTATTTATTATTCAAGTGTTTTAGGTGTTGATGTTGGTTTGTTTTATAAGAGAAGAGATCATTCTACAATAGTTAATGGAAAAAATCCTATTGTTCAGCATGAATATGTGGGAAGAAATGTTGACGGAAAAGATGTTTTAATTGTTGATGATATGATAGCATCTGGAGAGTCTGTTCTTGATATTGCTAGAGAATTAAAGAGTAGAAATGCAAGAAATGTATATGTGGCTTCAACTTTTGCTTTCTTTACAGAAGGACTTGAGAAATTTAACAAAGCTCATGAAGAGGGGTTAATAACAAGAATATACTCTACTAATTTAACATATATACCACAAAACTTAAATGATGCACCATGGTTTAATTCAGTTGATATGTCAGAATTCTCAGCTAGAATAATAAATAGATTAAATCATGATGATTCAATTGCTAAATATATGGATGCAACAACAATAATACATAAATTGTTAAATAAATAA